In Strigops habroptila isolate Jane chromosome 14, bStrHab1.2.pri, whole genome shotgun sequence, one genomic interval encodes:
- the LOC115616491 gene encoding beta-keratin-related protein-like, with product MSCYSPCLPAACGPTPLANSCNEPCVLRCADSSVAIQPSPVVVTLPGAILSSFPQSTAVGSSASAAVGSSLSAASVPIASGGSLGLGAYGWAGTGRGLCGALGRGNLLC from the coding sequence ATGTCGTGCTACAGCCCGTGCCTGCCCGCTGCCTGCGGCCCAACCCCGCTTGCCAACAGCTGCAACGAGCCGTGCGTCCTCCGCTGCGCCGACTCCAGCGTTGCCATCCAGCCCTCGCCAGTGGTGGTGACACTGCCGGGCGCgatcctcagctccttcccccagaGCACAGCCGTGGGATCCAGCGCCTCAGCTGCCGTGGGCAGCTCTCTCAGCGCTGCCAGTGTGCCCATCGCTTCTGggggctccctggggctgggggccTATGGCTGGGCCGGCACGGGCCGTGGGCTCTGTGGGGCTTTGGGACGCGGCAATCTCTTATGCTAA
- the LOC115616492 gene encoding beta-keratin-related protein has protein sequence MSCYSPCLPAACGPTPLANSCNEPCVLRCADSSVAIQPSPVVVTLPGPILSSFPQSTAVGSSASAAVGSSLSAASVPIASGGSLGLGGYGWAGTGRGLCGALGRGNLLC, from the coding sequence ATGTCGTGCTACAGCCCGTGCCTGCCCGCTGCCTGCGGCCCAACCCCGCTTGCCAACAGCTGCAACGAGCCGTGCGTCCTCCGCTGCGCCGACTCCAGCGTTGCCATCCAGCCCTCGCCAGTGGTGGTGACACTGCCGGGCCCgatcctcagctccttcccccagaGCACAGCCGTGGGATCCAGCGCCTCGGCTGCCGTGGGCAGCTCTCTCAGCGCTGCCAGTGTGCCCATCGCTTCTGggggctccctggggctggggggctaCGGCTGGGCCGGCACGGGCCGTGGGCTCTGTGGGGCTTTGGGACGCGGCAATCTCTTATGCTAA